In one Brevibacillus composti genomic region, the following are encoded:
- a CDS encoding DUF6115 domain-containing protein, which yields MNWSYYILMGAGVAAMVIGLLFSAARSRKAKAAHPQLSMDEMNQTLQRFVLQIKQETEEEQRKVKRVLIQQREELEEAKERLAAAEKELAALRQAGNRAPAAKPQESQPEERADMLAMRERYRRVFELHEEGLSPDEIAKRLGAGRGEIDLILSLASPRERGMAHEQN from the coding sequence ATGAATTGGTCTTACTATATACTGATGGGCGCGGGTGTGGCCGCCATGGTGATCGGGCTGCTATTCTCCGCTGCCCGATCACGAAAAGCCAAGGCAGCACATCCGCAACTGAGCATGGACGAGATGAATCAGACGCTGCAGCGCTTTGTCCTGCAGATCAAGCAAGAGACGGAAGAAGAGCAGCGAAAGGTAAAAAGAGTCCTGATCCAGCAGAGAGAAGAGCTGGAAGAGGCAAAGGAGCGATTGGCGGCGGCTGAAAAGGAGTTGGCCGCACTGCGGCAAGCGGGGAACCGGGCCCCGGCGGCAAAACCGCAGGAGAGCCAGCCTGAGGAGAGAGCGGATATGCTGGCGATGCGGGAGCGGTACCGCCGCGTCTTTGAATTGCACGAGGAGGGTCTTTCGCCGGATGAGATTGCGAAAAGACTGGGCGCGGGCAGGGGAGAGATCGACTTGATTCTGTCGCTTGCGTCCCCGAGAGAGCGGGGGATGGCTCATGAACAAAACTGA
- a CDS encoding DNA polymerase III subunit gamma/tau produces MNKTDLLFGFGAGLLIAASVLGAVDQLQEPAVPQSLTREQLEKAAQEMKLVVLSQEELDHLQQEKKVSLEPVPVPPKRPSAPEAASPEKPQTSDAAAPDKPRTASTAAPRKPETVSSEAKAVSAVTRAPAAAEPKPVDSPVQPVTPPVPPAAEQPSAPADVEPAVPATASQGGEAETKTIKIPYKATAESVARTLVESGILSADHDLIETLRKQDKLDRIRVGTYQIPLGASEEEIVKIIATPPTR; encoded by the coding sequence ATGAACAAAACTGACCTCCTCTTTGGATTCGGTGCGGGTCTTTTGATCGCGGCCTCTGTGCTGGGAGCGGTGGATCAGCTGCAAGAGCCGGCAGTCCCCCAGTCGCTGACGAGGGAGCAGCTGGAGAAAGCTGCGCAAGAAATGAAGCTGGTGGTTCTCTCGCAGGAGGAGCTGGATCATTTGCAGCAGGAGAAAAAGGTATCGCTTGAGCCGGTGCCTGTACCGCCCAAGCGGCCCTCTGCCCCGGAGGCAGCTTCGCCGGAAAAACCGCAAACATCGGACGCCGCTGCACCGGATAAGCCGCGGACGGCCAGCACTGCCGCGCCGCGTAAGCCCGAGACTGTCTCGTCTGAGGCGAAGGCGGTTTCGGCAGTCACGCGTGCGCCTGCTGCTGCAGAGCCGAAACCGGTCGACAGCCCGGTGCAGCCGGTCACCCCCCCTGTCCCGCCGGCAGCAGAGCAGCCTTCCGCCCCAGCGGACGTAGAGCCGGCGGTGCCTGCGACAGCATCGCAGGGGGGAGAAGCGGAAACCAAAACAATCAAAATCCCCTACAAGGCGACCGCGGAAAGTGTGGCGCGGACGTTGGTGGAGTCGGGCATTTTATCCGCGGACCACGATTTGATCGAGACCCTCCGAAAACAGGACAAGCTGGATCGGATTCGCGTGGGAACCTACCAGATTCCCCTCGGTGCCAGCGAAGAAGAGATTGTGAAAATCATTGCGACGCCTCCTACCAGATGA
- the rpsB gene encoding 30S ribosomal protein S2, which yields MAVISMKQLLEAGVHFGHQTRRWNPKMARYIFTERNGIYIIDLQKTVKKVEEAYNFVRELAQNGGKVLFVGTKKQAQESVKEEAERTGHYYINQRWLGGTLTNFSTIKKRTARLAELNRMEEDGTFSVLPKKEVIVLRKEKERLEKFLGGIAHMQELPDALFVIDPRKERIAVAEARKLGIPIVAIVDTNCDPDEIDYVIPGNDDAIRAVKLLTAKMADALTEGSQGNQGGEEVTTTA from the coding sequence ATGGCAGTGATTTCGATGAAACAGCTGCTCGAGGCTGGTGTTCACTTCGGTCACCAAACTCGTCGCTGGAACCCGAAAATGGCACGCTATATCTTCACCGAACGTAACGGCATCTACATTATTGACCTGCAAAAAACCGTGAAAAAAGTTGAGGAAGCGTACAACTTCGTACGTGAACTCGCTCAAAACGGCGGAAAAGTGCTCTTCGTAGGAACGAAGAAACAAGCACAAGAATCCGTGAAGGAAGAAGCAGAACGCACAGGCCACTACTACATCAACCAACGCTGGTTGGGTGGTACCCTGACGAACTTCTCCACAATCAAAAAGCGTACAGCTCGCCTGGCTGAGCTGAACCGCATGGAAGAAGACGGCACTTTCTCCGTACTGCCGAAGAAAGAAGTCATCGTTCTTCGCAAAGAAAAAGAGCGCTTGGAAAAATTCCTGGGCGGTATTGCCCATATGCAAGAGCTGCCTGACGCTCTGTTCGTAATCGATCCTCGCAAAGAGCGCATCGCTGTAGCGGAAGCTCGCAAATTGGGTATTCCGATCGTAGCGATTGTAGATACTAACTGCGATCCGGATGAAATCGACTACGTTATCCCTGGTAACGACGATGCCATCCGCGCGGTTAAACTGCTGACTGCAAAAATGGCGGACGCTCTGACTGAAGGTAGCCAAGGCAACCAAGGCGGAGAAGAAGTAACAACAACTGCGTAA
- the tsf gene encoding translation elongation factor Ts, with amino-acid sequence MAISAQAVKELRERTGAGMMDCKRALEETNGDLEKAIDLLRERGIAKAAKKAGRIAAEGLTAYATSGNVAAIVEVNCETDFVGKNPEFQELVKDVAEHVVSQRPATVEEALEQPFKGQGETLGHVISEKIATIGENISFRRFAILEKSDNGVFGTYLHMGGRIGVLVALEGTKDESLAKDLGMHAAAANPRFANREEVSADEIEREREVLKNQALAEGKPANIVEKMVEGRLSKYFEEYVMVEQPFVKDPDKKVSALLKEQGATLKGFVRYQVGEGIEKKQEDFAAEVMAQVNKQ; translated from the coding sequence ATGGCAATCAGTGCACAAGCGGTAAAAGAACTGCGCGAGCGCACGGGCGCAGGGATGATGGACTGCAAACGCGCTCTGGAAGAGACAAACGGTGATTTGGAAAAAGCGATTGACCTGCTGCGCGAGCGCGGTATCGCGAAAGCCGCGAAAAAAGCAGGCCGCATCGCAGCGGAAGGCTTGACTGCATACGCGACCAGCGGAAATGTAGCAGCCATCGTGGAAGTAAACTGCGAGACAGACTTCGTAGGGAAAAACCCTGAGTTCCAAGAACTCGTAAAAGACGTAGCTGAGCATGTGGTCAGCCAGCGTCCTGCTACCGTAGAGGAAGCACTGGAGCAGCCTTTCAAAGGCCAAGGCGAAACACTCGGCCATGTCATCAGCGAAAAAATCGCGACGATCGGAGAAAACATCTCCTTCCGCCGCTTTGCGATCCTCGAAAAATCCGACAACGGCGTATTTGGTACCTACCTGCACATGGGCGGCCGCATCGGCGTTCTGGTTGCACTGGAAGGCACGAAAGACGAATCCCTGGCAAAAGATCTGGGCATGCACGCAGCAGCGGCCAACCCGCGTTTTGCCAACCGCGAAGAAGTTTCCGCTGATGAAATCGAGCGCGAGCGCGAGGTTCTGAAAAACCAAGCGCTGGCAGAAGGCAAGCCAGCGAACATCGTAGAGAAAATGGTCGAAGGCCGTCTCTCCAAGTACTTCGAAGAATACGTGATGGTGGAACAGCCATTCGTAAAAGATCCGGACAAAAAAGTGTCTGCTCTGTTGAAAGAGCAAGGCGCTACCTTGAAAGGCTTCGTTCGTTACCAAGTGGGCGAAGGCATCGAGAAAAAACAGGAAGACTTTGCAGCAGAAGTAATGGCGCAAGTTAATAAGCAGTAA
- the pyrH gene encoding UMP kinase: MPLPAYKRVVLKLSGEALAGDLGYGIDPKVIFSVANQIKEIVELGVQVAVVVGGGNIWRGLSGSSKGMDRATADYMGMLATVMNSLALQDGLEKVNVPTRVQTSIEMRQVAEPYIRRRAIRHLEKNRVVIFAAGTGNPYFSTDTTAALRAAEIEAEVILMAKNKVDGVYSADPSLDSSAVKYDNLTFLEVLSKGLGVMDSTASSLCMDNDITLIVFNISEEGNIRRAVMGEKIGTLVKGES; the protein is encoded by the coding sequence ATGCCACTTCCTGCCTATAAACGGGTTGTGTTAAAGTTGAGTGGGGAAGCTCTGGCTGGAGATCTCGGGTACGGTATCGACCCGAAAGTGATTTTCTCCGTCGCTAACCAGATCAAAGAAATTGTAGAATTGGGAGTACAGGTCGCAGTTGTCGTAGGCGGTGGGAATATCTGGCGCGGACTCTCGGGCAGCTCCAAGGGGATGGATCGGGCGACAGCCGATTACATGGGGATGCTGGCAACTGTAATGAACTCGCTCGCCCTGCAGGATGGATTAGAAAAAGTGAACGTCCCGACTCGTGTACAAACGTCCATCGAGATGAGGCAAGTTGCCGAACCATACATACGCCGCAGAGCGATACGCCACCTGGAAAAAAATCGCGTTGTCATCTTTGCGGCAGGGACGGGGAACCCTTACTTCTCCACCGATACAACTGCTGCACTGCGCGCTGCCGAGATTGAGGCAGAAGTGATCCTGATGGCCAAAAACAAAGTAGACGGTGTCTATTCTGCCGACCCTAGCCTGGACAGCAGCGCGGTCAAATACGACAACCTCACCTTCCTGGAAGTGCTCAGCAAGGGACTCGGCGTCATGGACTCCACGGCATCCAGCCTTTGCATGGACAACGATATCACGCTGATTGTTTTTAATATCTCGGAGGAAGGCAATATTCGACGCGCCGTTATGGGTGAAAAAATCGGAACACTGGTTAAGGGGGAATCTTGA
- the frr gene encoding ribosome recycling factor: MPQTIIKDMEERMAKAIATLKKDLASLRAGRANPAMLDKIVVDYYGTPTPISQLANISVPEPRLLTIQPWDKSSLKEIDRAIQQSDLGLTPSNDGVIIRIAVPPLTEERRKELVKVANKSGEDAKVAIRNIRRDANDEIKKLEKAGTISEDESRRHQETIQKTTDKYIADVDKTVKEKEKDILEV; the protein is encoded by the coding sequence ATGCCACAAACCATTATCAAAGATATGGAAGAAAGAATGGCAAAAGCCATCGCCACCCTGAAGAAAGACCTTGCTAGCCTGCGTGCGGGGCGTGCCAACCCGGCGATGCTGGACAAAATCGTGGTGGACTACTACGGCACGCCGACGCCGATTAGCCAGCTGGCGAACATCAGTGTGCCGGAGCCGCGCCTGTTGACCATTCAACCATGGGATAAATCCTCCCTCAAGGAGATCGACAGAGCGATTCAGCAGTCGGACCTGGGGCTGACTCCTTCCAATGACGGCGTCATCATCCGCATCGCCGTGCCGCCGCTTACGGAAGAGCGCCGGAAGGAACTGGTGAAAGTGGCGAACAAAAGTGGGGAAGACGCGAAAGTAGCGATTCGCAACATCCGCCGCGATGCCAACGATGAAATCAAAAAGCTGGAGAAAGCGGGCACGATCTCCGAAGACGAATCCCGCCGCCATCAGGAGACCATTCAAAAGACAACAGACAAATATATCGCAGACGTCGACAAAACCGTCAAAGAAAAAGAAAAAGACATTCTGGAAGTATAA
- a CDS encoding isoprenyl transferase produces the protein MLEHLARKWARKEKMEQSAEFDSNGMIPNHIAVIMDGNGRWAKARNLPRIAGHRSGMKTVKEIVKASDEIGVKYLTMYAFSTENWKRPREEVDFLMKLPQEFLTTELDELVERNVRIRMVGSKEELPAHTLKALETAEERTSGNTGLQLNFALNYGARKEIAIAVKDIVTRLQAGEIALEQIDEEMISRHLYTSDFPDPDLLIRTSGEIRLSNFMLWQLAYTEMWFTDVLWPDFTREHLYQAIAEYQGRARRYGAV, from the coding sequence ATGTTAGAACATCTCGCGCGCAAATGGGCTCGAAAAGAGAAAATGGAGCAATCCGCAGAGTTTGACAGCAATGGCATGATTCCCAATCACATCGCTGTGATTATGGATGGCAACGGGCGTTGGGCCAAAGCGCGGAATCTTCCGAGGATTGCCGGACATCGCTCAGGCATGAAGACCGTGAAGGAAATCGTAAAAGCTTCTGATGAGATCGGCGTCAAATATTTGACGATGTATGCCTTCTCGACTGAGAACTGGAAACGTCCGCGAGAAGAAGTCGACTTTTTGATGAAGCTTCCGCAGGAATTTTTGACGACAGAATTGGATGAATTGGTCGAACGGAATGTTCGGATTCGCATGGTCGGCAGCAAAGAAGAACTGCCTGCCCATACATTAAAAGCACTGGAGACCGCCGAAGAAAGAACGAGCGGAAATACGGGCTTGCAATTAAATTTTGCGCTGAATTACGGGGCGCGAAAAGAAATTGCAATCGCTGTAAAAGATATTGTGACCCGTCTGCAAGCGGGTGAGATCGCCCTGGAACAAATAGACGAAGAGATGATTTCCCGGCATCTGTACACGAGTGACTTCCCGGACCCTGACCTCTTGATTCGCACCAGTGGAGAGATACGCCTCAGCAACTTTATGCTGTGGCAGCTGGCCTACACAGAAATGTGGTTTACCGATGTGCTTTGGCCTGATTTTACCAGGGAACATTTGTATCAAGCGATTGCGGAATACCAGGGACGAGCTCGTCGCTATGGAGCGGTTTAA
- a CDS encoding phosphatidate cytidylyltransferase: MKQRIITGLIGGAGFLLMVYLGDAWFSLLVFALAVIGLFEFLRMAKVQPLSAAGVVGYLLMISLLWPTLSFGGSGTIAMPDFLLPATLLLLVYAVFRKNQFHIEHAALTLVGALYIGYGFAFMAALRNVPDTGFMMTVLVIIGIWTTDSGAYFVGKAIGKRKLWPAISPNKTIEGSVGGLLAAVAVVLAVNAWIGNIPVEKALMIALVTGIAGQLGDLIESAIKRHFGVKDSGRIFPGHGGVLDRFDSMILVFPILHLLGMV, translated from the coding sequence TTGAAGCAGCGGATCATAACAGGCCTCATTGGTGGGGCGGGCTTTTTGTTAATGGTTTATCTAGGGGATGCGTGGTTTTCCCTGCTTGTATTTGCTTTGGCCGTCATAGGCCTTTTTGAATTTTTGCGGATGGCAAAGGTACAGCCGCTGAGCGCAGCGGGCGTCGTAGGGTATCTGCTAATGATCAGCCTCTTGTGGCCGACTCTTTCCTTCGGTGGCAGCGGGACGATCGCCATGCCCGATTTTTTGCTTCCAGCGACCCTTCTCTTGCTGGTGTACGCCGTTTTTCGCAAAAACCAGTTTCACATCGAACACGCCGCTCTTACTTTGGTAGGAGCGTTATACATAGGCTATGGCTTCGCTTTTATGGCAGCCCTGCGCAATGTGCCCGATACCGGTTTCATGATGACCGTGTTGGTAATCATCGGCATCTGGACGACGGATTCCGGTGCTTATTTCGTGGGCAAAGCCATCGGAAAACGCAAACTTTGGCCAGCGATCAGCCCCAATAAAACCATTGAAGGCTCGGTAGGGGGCCTGCTGGCTGCGGTCGCAGTGGTGCTGGCCGTAAATGCCTGGATCGGCAACATTCCCGTGGAGAAAGCGCTGATGATCGCCTTGGTGACAGGGATTGCCGGTCAGCTCGGCGATCTGATTGAATCTGCGATCAAGCGTCATTTTGGCGTAAAGGATTCAGGGCGCATCTTCCCCGGACACGGCGGCGTGCTGGACCGCTTTGACAGCATGATTCTCGTGTTTCCGATTCTTCATTTGCTGGGAATGGTCTAG
- a CDS encoding 1-deoxy-D-xylulose-5-phosphate reductoisomerase, translated as MKRISLLGATGSIGKSTLDVVAQHPEQFTVTALAGGANVDLLAEQVKQFQPALVSVGTEQGARELRERLGTSRVEIVYGEKGLQQAARHPEADFVLTAVVGSVGVAPTLAAIEAGKTIGLANKETLVSAGHIVMKEARARNVSIIPVDSEHSAIFQCMQGERREDVSRIILTASGGSFRHLSREELAGVTVEQALDHPNWSMGAKITIDSATMMNKGFEVIEAHWLFDLPYDQIECVLHYESIIHSMVEYKDRAVMAQLGTPDMRVPIQYALSYPARMPLATEPLDLLKSGTLHFAPMDFERYPLLQLAYECGKQGGTYPAVLNAANEVAVDSFLRGHLAFLQIEQIVRLTVEAHRAVSEPSLEEILDADRWAREEAASCIRKNLR; from the coding sequence TTGAAACGAATATCGCTCTTGGGCGCCACAGGCTCCATTGGGAAAAGCACATTGGACGTGGTCGCTCAACATCCGGAGCAGTTTACAGTAACCGCCCTGGCGGGAGGAGCAAACGTCGACTTGCTGGCTGAGCAGGTCAAGCAGTTTCAGCCGGCGCTGGTCTCGGTGGGAACAGAACAGGGAGCTAGAGAATTGCGCGAACGTCTGGGTACAAGCCGCGTCGAAATCGTCTATGGGGAAAAAGGATTGCAGCAGGCGGCGCGTCATCCGGAAGCGGACTTCGTCCTGACGGCTGTCGTGGGCAGCGTGGGGGTGGCACCTACGCTGGCCGCGATTGAAGCGGGCAAAACGATCGGACTGGCCAACAAAGAGACGCTCGTCAGCGCCGGCCACATCGTCATGAAAGAGGCGAGAGCGCGAAATGTCTCCATCATCCCGGTAGACAGCGAGCACTCCGCAATATTTCAGTGCATGCAGGGCGAACGGCGAGAAGACGTGTCGCGTATCATCCTGACGGCCTCGGGGGGCTCTTTTCGCCATTTGAGCAGGGAGGAGCTGGCCGGGGTCACCGTCGAGCAGGCCCTTGATCACCCGAACTGGAGCATGGGCGCAAAAATTACCATCGATTCCGCCACGATGATGAACAAAGGCTTTGAAGTAATTGAAGCCCATTGGCTGTTCGACCTGCCTTATGATCAGATCGAATGTGTTTTGCATTATGAGAGTATCATTCATTCGATGGTAGAATATAAGGACAGGGCGGTAATGGCACAGCTGGGCACACCGGATATGAGGGTGCCGATTCAGTATGCGCTCAGCTACCCGGCCCGCATGCCGCTGGCAACGGAGCCGCTCGATCTCTTGAAAAGTGGGACACTTCATTTTGCACCGATGGATTTTGAGCGTTATCCTCTGTTACAATTGGCGTATGAGTGCGGCAAGCAGGGAGGTACCTATCCCGCCGTATTGAATGCGGCCAATGAAGTAGCAGTTGACAGCTTTTTGCGCGGGCATCTGGCCTTTTTGCAGATTGAGCAAATCGTCCGGCTGACAGTGGAGGCTCACCGCGCCGTGAGCGAACCCTCTCTGGAGGAAATACTCGATGCAGACAGATGGGCGCGCGAGGAGGCTGCCAGCTGCATACGCAAAAACCTGCGTTAA
- the rseP gene encoding RIP metalloprotease RseP codes for MPFPNLDSVESILAIVVVFGVLVFVHELGHFLLAKRAGILCREFALGMGPKIFSVKRGETEYTLRLLPIGGMVRMAGEDPELDILKPHMEVTLVRDAVGKVTHILLDSPTGEEKGAVTGTIVRFDLEQALSIELDVEGEQRTFSVHPQAHLVKDGHEVQIAPLNRQFKGKTIWQRFLAIFAGPAANFLLAFVLFIVIGFTYGVPVNAPIFGEVLKGGPAAQAGLQSGDRVLSIQGQTINTWRELVDIVSKSPDKQLTFVVDRGGQKIAATVHVQTEENVGKIMVTGSNQVTYEPGEVLRYGAKSTYDFTTMILKSLGMLFTGAVGLDDLSGPVGIFKMTGEFAQQGMAILMKWAAVLSINLGLFNLLPLPALDGGRLAFLVAEALRGRPVDPHKEGMVHFLGFAFLMLLILVVTWNDLQRLFTE; via the coding sequence TTGCCCTTTCCCAATTTGGATTCAGTGGAATCGATTCTCGCGATAGTCGTCGTATTTGGTGTACTTGTCTTTGTGCATGAGCTGGGTCACTTTCTCTTAGCCAAACGGGCCGGCATTTTGTGCCGCGAATTTGCGCTTGGAATGGGTCCGAAGATATTTAGCGTAAAGCGGGGAGAAACAGAATACACGCTGCGGCTCTTGCCGATTGGCGGCATGGTTCGCATGGCGGGTGAAGATCCGGAACTCGATATCCTGAAGCCGCACATGGAAGTAACCCTGGTGCGAGATGCGGTGGGGAAGGTCACCCATATCTTGTTGGATAGCCCGACCGGCGAGGAAAAAGGCGCGGTGACAGGCACCATTGTGCGGTTTGACCTGGAGCAGGCGCTGTCCATCGAGCTGGATGTAGAGGGCGAGCAGCGGACATTTTCCGTCCATCCGCAGGCACATCTGGTAAAGGATGGACACGAGGTGCAAATCGCTCCGCTCAACCGGCAATTTAAAGGAAAGACGATCTGGCAGCGTTTTTTGGCCATTTTTGCCGGACCGGCCGCCAATTTTTTGCTTGCGTTTGTCCTGTTTATCGTCATCGGCTTCACTTACGGCGTGCCGGTGAACGCTCCGATTTTTGGTGAAGTCCTGAAAGGCGGCCCTGCTGCGCAAGCGGGTTTGCAGTCGGGTGACAGAGTGCTCTCTATCCAGGGACAGACGATCAACACCTGGAGAGAGCTGGTGGACATCGTCAGCAAGTCTCCGGACAAGCAACTGACATTCGTCGTCGACCGCGGCGGCCAAAAAATCGCCGCGACGGTTCACGTCCAGACAGAGGAGAATGTCGGCAAGATCATGGTAACCGGCTCCAACCAAGTGACGTATGAACCCGGAGAGGTACTCCGTTACGGAGCGAAATCGACCTATGATTTTACGACCATGATCTTGAAAAGCCTCGGCATGCTCTTTACGGGGGCCGTGGGCCTAGATGACCTCAGCGGACCCGTCGGCATCTTTAAGATGACCGGAGAATTCGCCCAGCAGGGCATGGCGATTTTGATGAAATGGGCGGCAGTCCTCAGTATCAACCTCGGACTGTTTAACCTGCTTCCCTTGCCGGCGCTGGACGGGGGGAGATTGGCTTTCCTCGTCGCGGAGGCACTGCGCGGCAGACCGGTTGACCCGCATAAGGAAGGGATGGTTCACTTCCTGGGATTCGCCTTTTTGATGCTGCTGATCCTGGTCGTGACGTGGAATGATTTGCAGCGGTTGTTTACGGAGTAA
- the ispG gene encoding flavodoxin-dependent (E)-4-hydroxy-3-methylbut-2-enyl-diphosphate synthase: MYKREETKPVFVGDVQIGGQKSVVIQSMTTADTRDVEATLAEIQRLYDVGCQIVRLAVINEDAARSIKAIKERSPLPLVADIHFDYKLALIALESGIDKIRINPGNIGSKEKTKAVVEACRERNVPIRIGVNSGSVEKRLLEKYGYPSPEAIVESAMDHVQILEELNYDNIVISLKSSDVPTMIQTYSLMAQKRNYPLHVGVTEAGTQFSGSIKSAVGIGTVLSMGIGDTIRVSLTADPVEEIKVAKQILRSLDIVNNDPIVIACPSCGRCAIDLIGLATKVEDAVSTLKTPLKIAVMGCAVNGPGEAREADVGVAGGNGEGLIFRNGEIVRKVKETELFEELMKEIEEIVEEKKATQVG; this comes from the coding sequence ATGTACAAGCGAGAGGAGACCAAACCGGTTTTTGTAGGAGACGTACAAATCGGGGGACAAAAGAGTGTTGTAATCCAATCGATGACGACAGCAGATACACGCGACGTGGAGGCGACGCTGGCAGAGATCCAGCGTCTCTATGACGTCGGCTGCCAAATTGTCCGCTTGGCTGTCATCAATGAGGATGCGGCCCGCTCCATCAAGGCGATCAAGGAGCGCTCTCCACTGCCGCTCGTCGCCGATATTCACTTTGACTATAAGCTGGCTTTGATCGCGCTCGAGAGCGGCATCGACAAGATCCGCATCAATCCGGGCAACATCGGGTCCAAGGAAAAGACCAAAGCGGTCGTGGAAGCCTGCCGGGAGCGGAATGTGCCGATCCGCATCGGCGTCAACTCCGGTTCGGTAGAAAAAAGGCTGCTCGAGAAATACGGCTATCCCTCTCCGGAAGCCATCGTCGAAAGCGCGATGGACCACGTGCAAATTCTGGAAGAGCTGAACTACGACAACATCGTCATCTCCTTGAAATCCTCCGATGTGCCGACCATGATCCAGACCTATTCGCTCATGGCGCAAAAACGCAATTATCCGCTGCACGTCGGCGTGACCGAAGCGGGTACGCAGTTCTCCGGCAGCATCAAATCGGCGGTCGGCATCGGCACCGTCTTGTCGATGGGGATCGGCGATACGATTCGCGTGTCGCTGACAGCGGATCCGGTCGAGGAGATCAAGGTAGCGAAGCAAATTCTGCGCAGCCTGGATATCGTCAACAATGATCCGATCGTCATCGCCTGCCCGTCTTGCGGCCGCTGTGCCATCGACTTGATCGGCCTGGCGACAAAGGTGGAGGACGCAGTCTCGACGCTGAAGACACCGCTGAAAATTGCCGTCATGGGCTGCGCGGTGAACGGCCCTGGCGAAGCCCGCGAAGCGGATGTAGGCGTCGCCGGGGGCAATGGCGAAGGCCTGATCTTCCGCAACGGCGAAATCGTCCGGAAGGTTAAGGAAACCGAATTGTTCGAAGAATTGATGAAAGAAATCGAAGAAATTGTGGAAGAGAAAAAGGCCACCCAAGTCGGCTGA